One region of Termitidicoccus mucosus genomic DNA includes:
- a CDS encoding LOG family protein: MSATAASSAKSHPQPADDAFWTSQDGQILTVRPSANGDRTVSLTLAFWPRHPAEFDTMKARIADLHFTERSTLARIGIEMVRTSPLSVDGNRLVFEAEAFLFDHSFPNASYWKKLLRSGAPVGRLFYAPESAKLSSTEIQDAIAGNALKLPASISIDRHGSVFLTPHNVRYSLNPRLQRPEFERLVSGDAGRSYLDKVQVRHETPLLTIPPRSGILTSCSMYLKEHYVILNRGEGNFGIHTSAVLLDPIKTFGTNIMLEIYNTGDQPVINPVVSVEVFRAPAPADTDSKSLLKKRARLLASATELYHSLDENPPRDTAEAKPRARVTVKGQNSAQENRSLFLHSSLLFDHAVLKTALADAADPGAVTHRTVVNALDAAPADADTLVTDYFPNLPEQIEILARLPQLKLKRLIFRRPSRTHGFFLSHNAHGRLVNYDDLGIDVYWYNDQLGDLYLHTYKKDHGFFVREELARKFQETTILAFYGSAVGLDQADTDRISALIDKLTGFIGTNVGVLTGGGGGVMRLATEQARGKGALTGACFLELEAQPPEIGVDFFNTFQETSRHYRQKWFEVADFCIFNVGGVGTLEEIGIELCNLKLGIRPRVPYIFYNSRFWTDLRKQVRNMVKTKRAPEWMLDYILFTDDPDEVVSFYRKTLRVL, from the coding sequence ATGTCCGCCACCGCAGCCTCTTCCGCCAAATCCCACCCGCAACCCGCCGACGACGCCTTCTGGACCAGCCAGGACGGCCAGATTCTCACCGTCCGCCCGTCCGCCAACGGCGACCGCACGGTCTCGCTCACCCTCGCCTTCTGGCCGCGCCATCCCGCCGAGTTCGACACCATGAAGGCCCGCATCGCCGACCTGCATTTTACCGAGCGCAGCACCCTCGCCCGCATCGGCATCGAGATGGTCCGCACCAGCCCGCTCTCCGTTGACGGCAACCGGCTCGTGTTTGAGGCCGAGGCGTTCCTCTTCGACCACAGCTTCCCCAACGCCTCTTACTGGAAAAAACTCCTCCGCTCCGGCGCGCCCGTCGGCCGCCTCTTCTACGCCCCCGAATCAGCCAAGCTCTCCTCCACCGAAATCCAGGACGCCATCGCCGGCAACGCCCTCAAGCTCCCCGCCTCCATCAGCATCGACCGCCACGGCTCCGTCTTCCTTACCCCGCACAACGTCCGCTATTCGCTCAATCCCCGCCTCCAGCGCCCCGAGTTCGAGCGCCTCGTCTCCGGCGACGCCGGCCGCTCCTACCTCGACAAGGTCCAGGTGCGCCACGAGACCCCGCTCCTCACCATCCCGCCCCGCTCCGGCATCCTCACCAGTTGCTCCATGTATTTGAAAGAGCACTACGTCATCCTCAACCGCGGCGAGGGCAACTTCGGCATCCACACTTCCGCCGTCCTCCTCGACCCCATAAAGACTTTCGGCACCAACATCATGCTGGAAATCTACAACACCGGCGACCAGCCTGTCATTAATCCGGTCGTCTCCGTCGAGGTTTTCCGCGCCCCCGCCCCCGCCGACACCGACAGCAAATCCCTCCTCAAAAAACGCGCGCGCCTCCTCGCCTCCGCCACCGAACTCTACCACTCCCTCGACGAAAACCCGCCCCGCGACACCGCCGAGGCCAAGCCCCGCGCCCGCGTCACGGTCAAGGGGCAGAACTCCGCCCAGGAAAACCGCTCCCTTTTCCTCCATTCGTCGCTTCTCTTCGACCACGCCGTTCTGAAAACCGCGCTCGCAGACGCCGCCGATCCCGGCGCCGTCACCCATCGCACCGTGGTCAACGCCCTCGACGCCGCCCCCGCCGACGCCGACACGCTCGTCACCGACTACTTCCCCAATCTCCCCGAGCAAATCGAAATCCTCGCCCGCCTCCCCCAGCTCAAGCTCAAACGCCTCATCTTCCGCCGTCCCTCCCGCACCCACGGATTCTTCCTGTCGCACAACGCCCACGGCCGCCTCGTCAACTATGACGACCTCGGCATCGATGTTTACTGGTATAACGACCAGCTCGGCGACCTCTACCTTCACACTTACAAAAAGGACCACGGTTTCTTTGTGCGCGAGGAACTCGCCCGCAAATTCCAGGAAACCACCATCCTTGCCTTCTACGGCTCCGCGGTCGGTCTCGACCAGGCCGACACCGACCGCATCTCCGCGCTCATCGACAAGCTCACCGGTTTTATCGGCACCAACGTCGGCGTGCTCACCGGCGGCGGCGGCGGGGTCATGCGCCTCGCCACCGAACAGGCCCGCGGCAAAGGCGCCCTCACCGGCGCCTGCTTCCTCGAACTCGAAGCCCAGCCCCCGGAAATCGGGGTCGATTTCTTCAACACCTTTCAGGAAACCTCGCGCCACTACCGCCAGAAATGGTTCGAAGTCGCGGATTTTTGCATCTTCAACGTCGGCGGAGTTGGCACGCTGGAGGAAATCGGCATCGAACTCTGCAACCTGAAACTCGGCATCCGCCCGCGCGTCCCCTATATATTCTACAACAGCCGCTTCTGGACCGACCTGCGAAAACAGGTCCGCAACATGGTCAAAACCAAACGCGCCCCCGAATGGATGCTGGACTATATATTATTTACCGACGACCCCGACGAGGTCGTGAGCTTTTATAGAAAAACGCTGCGGGTTTTATGA